A window of Apium graveolens cultivar Ventura chromosome 8, ASM990537v1, whole genome shotgun sequence contains these coding sequences:
- the LOC141679701 gene encoding uncharacterized protein LOC141679701, producing MEMAVPRTQKDIQKLVGCLAALRRFIPTLAERCMPFFEMLKGARNKKLVDWTPECQAALEEVKRHLMNPPILSKAKPGEPLYLYIAAGVRAVSSALIREESGTRILVYYISQVLKDAENRYPNIEKFALALVHSSRKLRQYFQGREIKVITDQPLRKIIHKPDASGRLVNWAIELSQFNLKFVPRTTIKAQTLAEFVMECTFPEALEVPITWFGGEKETNDNNSWTLYVDGSVTVERSGAGLILSSPDGFIIQQAITFVFKATNDQVEYEALLSGLRLSISLGVKRLIIYSDSQIVVKQTNGEYIAKDPKLAQYQATVRSILETIPDTTILQINREENSKEDELSKLVQNTSDLSSSVYFEELGTPSTDRPEVLCISSPDNWMTPYIAYLKDGTLQEYQNKARYLKYKATRLFLEDNQLYRRTFSVLTLKCIDPDKADYCLREVHEGICGDHLAAKELAYKVIRQGYYGPTIHANAVAYVNKCSKCQKFNNVPNQSPNLPGSVLSPVPFVVWGIDIMGPFPRAKGNLRYVLVVIDYMTKWAEAKAMKTINQQDYIKFMYSIVMRFGIPMVLISDNGPQFVGSDFEAYLKELGIKHKKAFVAHPQGNGEVVFTNRTILRGLENRLEESKKDWPDELPKVLWSYRTTPRTGTEETPFKLAYGIKAQLPIETGSPSHGVVNFDEVSNIEGLKTNLELLDEVRDRAVEKMESYKKKTKLYFEKKAKIREYEVGDLAQGH from the coding sequence ATGGAAATGGCAGTTCCCCGGACTCAAAAAGACATTCAGAAGCTGGTAGGATGTTTGGCAGCCCTTCGTAGATTTATCCCAACACTGGCAGAAAGATGCATGCCTTTCTTTGAGATGTTAAAAGGAGCCCGGAATAAAAAGCTGGTCGATTGGACTCCGGAATGCCAAGCCGCATTAGAAGAAGTCAAGAGACACCTGATGAACCCGCCTATTCTTTCAAAAGCCAAACCCGGGGAGCCTCTATATCTCTATATTGCAGCCGGGGTGAGAGCGGTCTCCTCGGCTCTCATACGGGAAGAAAGTGGGACACGGATCCTGGTATACTATATAAGTCAAGTCCTCAAGGATGCTGAAAACCGGTACCCAAACATAGAAAAATTCGCCTTAGCCCTTGTACACTCAAGCAGGAAGTTAAGGCAATATTTCCAAGGCCGGGAAATCAAGGTGATCACTGATCAACCACTTCGAAAAATCATTCACAAGCCGGATGCCTCCGGgaggttggtaaattgggcaATCGAATTGAGCCAATTTAACCTTAAATTTGTTCCAAGGACGACCATAAAAGCCCAGACGTTGGCCGAGTTTGTCATGGAGTGCACTTTCCCCGAAGCCCTAGAAGTGCCAATAACCTGGTTCGGAGGCGAAAAGGAGACTAACGACAATAATTCTTGGACTTTATATGTTGATGGCTCGGTGACAGTCGAAAGGTCCGGAGCAGGCCTAATCCTCTCCAGCCCGGATGGATTCATAATTCAACAAGCCATAACATTTGTTTTTAAAGCAACCAACGATCAAGTTGAATATGAAGCACTCCTCTCCGGACTCAGGTTATCCATATCCCTTGGAGTTAAACGTTTAATCATCTATAGTGATTCCCAAATTGTGGTCAAACAAACCAATGGAGAATATATCGCGAAAGACCCCAAGTTGGCTCAATATCAAGCAACGGTGAGAAGTATCCTGGAAACCATCCCAGATACCACCATTTTGCAAATTAATAGAGAAGAAAACTCCAAAGAAGATGAGCTATCCAAGCTCGTCCAGAATACCTCAGACCTAAGCAGTTCGGTCTACTTCGAAGAGCTCGGGACGCCCAGCACCGATCGGCCCGAAGTCTTGTGCATCAGCAGCCCGGATAACTGGATGACTCCCTATATAGCCTATTTGAAGGATGGAACCCTACAAGAATATCAGAACAAGGCACGCTACCTCAAATATAAGGCTACTCGATTATTTCTAGAAGATAATCAGCTATACAGGCGGACCTTCTCGGTGCTAACTCTCAAATGTATCGATCCGGATAAGGCAGATTATTGTCTCCGGGAGGTGCACGAAGGAATCTGCGGAGATCACCTAGCTGCCAAGGAACTAGCCTACAAAGTCATCAGGCAAGGTTACTATGGGCCCACTATCCACGCAAATGCAGTTGCGTACGTGAACAAGTGCAGCAAATGCCAAAAGTTCAATAATGTTCCAAACCAGAGTCCAAACCTTCCAGGGTCAGTGCTCTCCCCGGTGCCATTTGTAGTCTGGGGAATCGATATCATGGGTCCTTTTCCCCGAGCCAAAGGAAATTTGCGCTATGTGCTAGTGGTAATTGATTATATGACCAAGTGGGCAGAAGCCAAAGCCATGAAAACCATCAATCAACAGGACTACATTAAATTCATGTATTCAATTGTGATGAGGTTCGGGATTCCAATGGTTTTGATCTCGGATAACGGACCACAGTTTGTTGGTTCAGACTTTGAAGCCTATCTGAAAGAGCTCGGGATCAAACATAAGAAAGCGTTTGTGGCCCACCCCCAAGGAAACGGAGAAGTAGTGTTCACCAACAGGACCATACTCAGAGGCCTTGAGAATAGGTTGGAAGAATCTAAGAAGGACTGGCCAGATGAACTCCCAAAAGTCTTATGGTCTTACAGGACCACACCCCGGACTGGAACCGAAGAAACTCCTTTTAAGCTCGCCTATGGTATAAAGGCCCAACTACCTATAGAAACCGGATCCCCCTCCCACGGAGTGGTTAATTTTGACGAAGTCTCAAATATTGAAGGCCTCAAGACCAACCTAGAACTCTTAGATGAAGTAAGAGACCGGGCTGTGGAAAAAATGGAAAGCTACAAGAAAAAGACAAAGCTCTATTTTGAAAAAAAGGCCAAGATAAGGGAATATGAGGTGGGAGATCTGGCTCAAGGACACTGA